The following are from one region of the Luteimonas sp. MC1572 genome:
- a CDS encoding DNA-formamidopyrimidine glycosylase family protein produces MPEGPSIILLREDAARFAGRKVLRVSGNSTQDIERMRNRKLIAVRSWGKHFLLEFHGFSLRIHFLLFGSYRINEGKATPPRLSLGFSKGEELNFYACSVRFVEGALDDSYDWRGDVMDDAWDPALARRKLRAQPEALAADVLLDQDVFAGVGNIIKNEVLHRIRVHPESTVGALPARKLSELVAQAREYSFDFYRWKKAFVLKKNYQVHTRRSCPRDGTPLTFRKHLGRAQRRAFWCDTCQRLYVAD; encoded by the coding sequence ATGCCGGAAGGTCCTTCCATCATCCTGCTGCGCGAGGATGCCGCGCGCTTCGCCGGCCGCAAGGTGCTGCGCGTTTCGGGCAACAGCACGCAGGACATCGAGCGCATGCGCAACCGCAAGCTGATTGCCGTGCGCAGTTGGGGCAAGCACTTCCTGCTTGAGTTCCACGGCTTCAGCCTGCGCATCCACTTCCTGCTGTTCGGCAGCTACCGCATCAACGAGGGCAAGGCCACGCCGCCGCGCCTGAGCCTGGGCTTCAGCAAGGGCGAGGAACTCAACTTCTATGCCTGTTCGGTGCGCTTCGTCGAAGGTGCGCTCGACGACAGCTATGACTGGCGCGGCGACGTCATGGACGACGCCTGGGACCCGGCGCTGGCGCGGCGCAAGCTGCGCGCGCAACCGGAGGCGCTGGCCGCGGACGTGCTGCTGGACCAGGACGTGTTTGCCGGCGTGGGCAACATCATCAAGAACGAGGTGCTGCACCGGATCCGCGTGCACCCGGAAAGCACGGTCGGCGCCCTGCCCGCGCGCAAGCTGTCGGAGCTGGTTGCGCAGGCGCGTGAATACAGCTTCGACTTCTACCGCTGGAAGAAGGCCTTCGTGCTGAAGAAAAATTACCAGGTGCACACCAGGCGGAGCTGCCCGCGCGACGGCACTCCGCTGACCTTCCGAAAGCACCTCGGCCGTGCGCAGCGGCGTGCCTTCTGGTGCGACACCTGCCAGCGGCTGTACGTCGCCGATTGA
- a CDS encoding hemerythrin domain-containing protein, producing MRSILATLKKEHDALRALFEQINATTDRAEKTRTDLLEKIEANLIPHAKWEELVFYPAFAKRASHEQLLQHAEAIQEHRAVELTVLPDLHASDKTSRQFAGSVKVLGEFIDHHAKEEEKEMFASARDLFTAEELAEFDEQYEEWKSSFVAAGITAHAKIKTGLKSVLRNPKAPG from the coding sequence ATGCGCAGCATCCTCGCCACCCTGAAAAAGGAACACGACGCCCTCCGCGCCCTGTTCGAACAGATCAACGCCACCACCGACCGCGCCGAGAAGACGCGGACCGACCTGCTGGAGAAGATCGAGGCGAACCTGATCCCGCACGCCAAGTGGGAGGAGCTGGTGTTCTACCCGGCGTTCGCCAAGCGCGCCTCGCACGAGCAGCTGCTGCAGCACGCCGAGGCGATCCAGGAGCATCGTGCGGTCGAGTTGACCGTACTCCCCGACCTGCACGCGTCGGACAAGACCTCGCGCCAGTTCGCCGGTTCGGTGAAGGTGCTGGGCGAATTCATCGACCACCATGCGAAGGAAGAGGAGAAGGAGATGTTCGCCTCTGCCCGCGACCTGTTCACCGCCGAAGAACTCGCGGAGTTCGACGAGCAGTACGAGGAGTGGAAGTCGTCGTTTGTCGCGGCCGGAATCACCGCACACGCCAAGATCAAGACAGGCCTGAAGTCAGTACTGCGCAATCCGAAGGCGCCGGGCTGA
- a CDS encoding SDR family oxidoreductase — protein MTTTSPGAPDARADLPGDTLEARLRDATDTLETVAADHALLDALDDATRERLHRALAAISAPVDPVARRQRRKQAKRSRVLEKNQRDDAILDATGIRTLRRQPVFTTPNYFPPSGFKPLDLDADVPPHHEALEPQHCYVCKQKYTRIHHFYDQLCPTCADFNFAKRTELTDLTGRVALLTGGRVKIGYQAGLKLLRCGARLIVTTRFPRDSAARYAEEPDFAEWHDRLEIFGLDLRHTPSVEAFCSELLATHDRLDFIINNACQTVRRPPGFYAHMMAAETAALHEAPEHQRVLLGRYEGLRATAVLPEGEGGALAGRDLRHDAAAGLTRAAELSQVPLLAEELLGQSHLFPEGRLDQDLQQVDLRGRNSWRLLMDEVPSVELLEVQLVNAIAPFLINARLKPLMLRTPDGSPPTRDRHIVNVSAVEGQFYRNFKTTRHPHTNMAKAALNMMTRTSAADYHGDGIHMNSVDTGWVTDEDPVEIAARKTIEERFHPPLDIVDGAARIVDPIIAGLNTGEHVWGQFLKDYKPTDW, from the coding sequence ATGACCACGACCTCACCGGGCGCACCTGACGCCCGCGCCGACCTGCCCGGCGATACGCTCGAAGCGCGCCTGCGGGACGCCACCGATACCCTCGAAACCGTCGCCGCCGACCACGCGCTGCTCGACGCGCTGGACGACGCCACCCGCGAGCGCCTGCACCGCGCGCTGGCCGCGATCAGTGCGCCGGTCGATCCCGTGGCGCGCCGCCAGCGCCGCAAGCAGGCCAAGCGCAGCCGCGTGCTGGAAAAGAACCAGCGCGACGACGCGATCCTCGATGCCACCGGCATCCGCACGCTGCGCCGCCAGCCGGTGTTCACCACGCCCAACTATTTCCCGCCGAGCGGTTTCAAGCCCCTCGACCTCGATGCCGACGTGCCGCCGCACCACGAGGCGCTGGAGCCGCAGCACTGCTACGTGTGCAAGCAGAAGTACACGCGCATCCACCACTTCTACGACCAGCTGTGCCCGACCTGCGCGGACTTCAACTTCGCCAAGCGCACAGAGCTCACCGACCTGACCGGGCGCGTGGCGCTGCTGACCGGAGGCCGGGTCAAGATCGGCTACCAGGCCGGCCTGAAGCTGCTGCGCTGCGGCGCGCGGCTGATCGTGACCACGCGTTTCCCGCGCGATTCCGCGGCGCGCTACGCCGAGGAGCCCGACTTCGCCGAATGGCACGACCGCCTGGAGATCTTCGGGCTCGACCTGCGCCACACGCCGAGTGTGGAGGCGTTCTGCAGCGAGCTGCTGGCCACGCACGACCGCCTCGATTTCATCATCAACAACGCCTGCCAGACGGTGCGCCGCCCGCCGGGGTTCTACGCGCACATGATGGCGGCGGAAACCGCCGCGCTGCACGAAGCGCCCGAACACCAGCGCGTGCTGCTCGGCCGCTATGAAGGCCTGCGCGCCACCGCGGTGCTGCCGGAAGGCGAAGGCGGTGCGCTCGCAGGCCGCGACCTGCGCCACGACGCCGCCGCCGGCCTGACCCGCGCCGCCGAGCTGTCGCAGGTGCCGCTGCTGGCCGAGGAACTGCTGGGCCAGTCGCACCTGTTCCCGGAAGGCCGCCTGGACCAGGACCTGCAGCAGGTCGACCTGCGCGGCCGCAATTCATGGCGCCTGCTGATGGACGAGGTGCCGTCGGTGGAGCTGCTGGAAGTGCAGCTGGTCAACGCGATCGCGCCGTTCCTGATCAACGCGCGGCTCAAGCCGCTGATGCTGCGCACGCCCGACGGCAGCCCGCCCACGCGCGACCGCCACATCGTCAACGTGTCGGCGGTGGAAGGGCAGTTCTATCGCAACTTCAAGACCACGCGGCACCCGCACACCAACATGGCCAAGGCCGCGCTCAACATGATGACGCGCACCTCGGCCGCGGATTACCACGGCGACGGCATCCACATGAATTCCGTCGACACCGGCTGGGTGACCGACGAGGATCCTGTCGAGATCGCCGCGCGCAAGACCATCGAGGAGCGCTTCCATCCGCCGCTCGACATCGTCGACGGCGCGGCGCGCATCGTCGATCCGATCATCGCCGGGCTGAACACCGGCGAGCACGTGTGGGGCCAGTTCCTGAAGGACTACAAGCCGACCGACTGGTAG